CTGGGGAGTGATGCGGTAATGAGACCGCAGATTGATCATCAGCAGTGGGTGAGTCAGGCAGATTTTGACCTTGTAAAATTAAAAAAATAATTTGTCCTTGTTGATTAGTGATCGGCTTAATGGAAAAATTAAAAGTTAATAAGCGATCGCCTGCTCCTAATATCTCAACTTCGTAATGTACAGATTCACCTGTGGCGGCACAAGCAACGGCTATTTTTATCGCTTCTTGGGTAAGCGACGAGTTATGCCACCAGCGAGCTTCCCATAAAGGTCTACCCAGTACGTCGCTACTAGTCAATCCACAAAAATTTAACGCTGACTGATTAATTTCTAGGAGGTTGCCCTCTGGTTGCATTAATCCGATGAATTTGATAGTGTCAGACAAAATATGTTTGAGAAATTGCGAGTGTTGACTATTAGCTAAAGCAATTTTAAGTTTTTCTAATTTATCCATTTTGTTCAGCTTTTCAGCTACTAATTATGATTAAATATTCGGGGTATTGACTATTTTGTGAATCATCATTAAAGGTTGTTAAAAGCGATAAATTGCCACAAATATTTCATATTTGGTTGTACAATATCCATATATCTCAGGCTAGATATTTAAATCTATCTATTTGAAAAAATTCAAAAATCCTACTTCTATCGGTGGATGCAAGCCGTTTGCAAGATCATCTATCTTTGGCTTGGGAAAACATAAATAAAGTGGCTGACAAAAGCGGTACTTATTAAAAGACGCAATCAATGAAGAGTGAGTGTAGCAATGAACGAAATCAGCATTATTTTAATTGAGGATCACGATCTCACAAGAATGGGTCTGAAGGCTGCATTGCAGTCTCACAGCGGATTAAAAGTAATTGGGGAAGCAGCAAATGCCACTCAAGGGATGAAACTATTAGAAACAGCCAAGCCAGATGTAGCAGTGGTAGATATTGGCTTACCTGACATGGATGGGATTGAACTCACCCGCAAATATAGACGTTATCAAGCCGAGACAGGACAAACAGCTACCAAAATCCTGATCTTGACAATGGATCACACAGAGGATGCGGTATTAGCGGCGTTTGCGGCTGGTGCAGACTCTTATTACATGAAAGAAACCAGCATTAGCAAGCTAACAGAGGCCATCCAAGCAACTCACGGTGGTAACTCCTGGATTGATCCGGCGATCGCCAATGTGGTATTACGCAAAATGCGCCAAGGTATACCAGGGGAAAACCAAAAAGGTGATCAGCCCAAGACCGTGAAAATCGAAGCATTAGCCACAGAATACGAGCAAGTTCTAGAAACCTATCCTCTCACCCAACGAGAATTAGAAATTTTAGAATTAATCGTCGCTGGATGCAGCAACGGTCAAATCGCCGAGAAACTCTATATCACCGTTGGGACAGTGAAAACCCACGTCCGCAACATCTTAAATAAACTCTGTGCTGATGACCGTACCCAAGCCGCCGTACGTGCTTTACGTTCTGGATTAGTCGCATAGAGAAGTTAAAAGTTAAAAGGCAAAAGGCAAAAGTTATAGCTGTAGTTACTGGATTGATGCTCAAAAATTAGCACTTTACTCTCAAACAAAAGAATCTTTTACCTTTTTACTTTTTGCTTTTTAAAACTAATCTTTCGGCTAAACAATCAGCAATTCGCCGTGCAGCACCCGGTTGACCCATTCGCCGCAAACCATTCTCAGCGATAACTTGTAAGCTGTCAGGGTTTTGTAGCAGCGATCTCATCACCTTCGCTGCTTGGGCTGGCTGTTCAATTAAAATCAAAGACTCTCCTAAAAGACGACTTTGGGCTTCAGCAAAAGCATAGTTGTATTGTGGCCCTTGACCGGGAATGGCGATCGCAGGCTTGCCTAAACCAACAAATTGTTCTGTAGCAGTTCCCGCCATTGCGATCGCCACATCGCCCAAATGCAAACAATCGTTATAAGCTTGTTGGGAGATGAGTAAATAGGCATTGCGTTGCTTAAAGATTAA
This window of the Nostoc sp. HK-01 genome carries:
- a CDS encoding LuxR family two component transcriptional regulator, whose amino-acid sequence is MNEISIILIEDHDLTRMGLKAALQSHSGLKVIGEAANATQGMKLLETAKPDVAVVDIGLPDMDGIELTRKYRRYQAETGQTATKILILTMDHTEDAVLAAFAAGADSYYMKETSISKLTEAIQATHGGNSWIDPAIANVVLRKMRQGIPGENQKGDQPKTVKIEALATEYEQVLETYPLTQRELEILELIVAGCSNGQIAEKLYITVGTVKTHVRNILNKLCADDRTQAAVRALRSGLVA